The following proteins come from a genomic window of Metarhizium brunneum chromosome 2, complete sequence:
- the RMND1 gene encoding Required for meiotic nuclear division protein 1, with protein sequence MRYPPHRITLNVVARHIHSAVTSRRPRRSFHLTTPASLPRKRHFFTSNPFLSNNSADQVKSASQPLRNESPTLSAAAAKRKPTRATTAKNSLRRVAIIAQQPKRVGDKSSPDDTETEIETTISATCIAESFNMPMVVEILSSHGFAIDPDNTGFDASEVVHAKGVNGGDIFVFPSGTIVTWSLPPDVVTKQILRAAEEPHPAQLCEVEDLDFITDTTRAESTMKGDMVVLGTRREHKDGDTLDTTLAKIAFSSGLARSTKLAVLESALTAYFESTRNIPAILSQGSGVPLGRKFILQKTGELLSLRARLNHYSELTDSLPDIFWDSKSELGLEGYYDQVGRALDVNVRIRTLNQKMDYAQEIASVLREMSSEQHGTRLELIIILLIAVEVVFELRRIILEWGQEREAARAAKAANEAVV encoded by the coding sequence ATGAGGTACCCTCCGCACCGGATAACTCTCAACGTTGTCGCCCGGCACATCCACAGCGCAGTCACATCTCGAAGACCTCGTCGCTCCTTCCATCTCACCACACCAGCGAGCTTGCCGCGAAAACGACACTTCTTTACCTCGAATCCTTTCCTCTCCAACAACTCCGCCGACCAAGTCAAATCTGCCTCGCAACCTCTCAGGAATGAATCTCCAACTCTGTCagccgctgccgccaagCGCAAACCCACCCGCGCAACCACAGCCAAAAACTCCCTCCGCCGAGTCGCCATCATTGCACAGCAACCAAAGCGTGTAGGCGACAAGTCAAGCCCCGACGACACTGAGACTGAGATTGAGACCACCATAAGCGCAACATGCATCGCTGAATCATTCAACATGCCCATGGTGGTCGAGATACTCTCCTCACACGGATTCGCCATTGACCCAGACAATACGGGGTTCGACGCCAGCGAAGTAGTCCACGCCAAGGGCGTCAATGGCGGAGACATCTTTGTCTTCCCCTCCGGTACGATAGTAACGTGGTCACTGCCACCGGACGTCGTCACGAAACAGATCCTCCGCGCCGCCGAAGAACCACACCCCGCTCAGCTTTGCGAGGTTGAAGACCTCGACTTCATCACCGACACCACCCGTGCAGAATCCACCATGAAAGGCGACATGGTCGTCCTCGGCACCCGCCGCGAGCACAAAGACGGCGACACCCTCGACACAACCCTCGCCAAAATCGCCTTCTCGTCTGGACTCGCGAGAAGCACCAAGCTCGCTGTTCTCGAGAGCGCATTGACCGCGTACTTTGAAAGCACTCGCAACATCCCTGCCATCTTATCCCAGGGCTCCGGCGTCCCCCTTGGCCGCAAATTCATCCTCCAAAAGACGGGTGAATTACTAAGTCTGCGAGCCCGACTCAACCACTACTCCGAGTTGACCGACTCCCTGCCCGACATCTTCTGGGACAGCAAATCCGAGCTGGGACTCGAGGGGTACTACGACCAAGTCGGGCGCGCACTCGACGTGAACGTACGGATTCGCACGCTAAACCAAAAAATGGATTATGCACAGGAAATAGCAAGTGTGTTGCGCGAAATGTCGAGCGAGCAACACGGCACGAGGTTGGAACTAATCATCATCTTGTTAATTGCGGTCGAGGTGGTGTTTGAGTTGAGAAGGATTATTCTGGAATGGGGACAGGAGAGGGAGGCTGCCagggcggccaaggcggcaaatGAGGCCGTTGTATAA
- the sec14 gene encoding Sec14 cytosolic factor has product MDIDKKYDNYDFPVTAAERQDGHAGHLNEQQIAQVHQLRMMLEAEGYTDRLDTLTLLRFLRARKWDVKLSKAMFVDTEKWRKETKLDETVPIWDYPEKPEIAKYYKQFYHKTDKDGRPIYIETLGGIDLTAMYKITTADRMLSNLAVEYERLADPRLPACSRKVGNLLETCCTVMDLKGVTVTKVPSVYSYVRQASVISQNYYPERLGKLFLINAPWGFSTVWSVVKGWLDPVTVKKIHILGSGYQSELLKHIEKESLPVEFGGTCTCEGGCENSDAGPWHDPQWARPAWWEKKADEKTIQNNGSKIETAQDGPAIEPAPIAETAKDETVQTAAA; this is encoded by the exons ATGGATATCGACAAGAAGTACGATAACTACGACTTCCCGGTTACTGCCGCCGAGCGTCAGGATGGCCATGCTGGTCACCTTAATGAGCAGCAAATTGCCCAGGTCCACCAGCTGCGTATGATGCTTGAAGCTGAGGGATACACGGATCGTCTGGACACATTGACTTTG TTGCGATTCCTGCGAGCGCGCAAGTGGGATGTCAAGCTGTCCAAGGCTAT GTTCGTTGATACCGAAAAGTGGCGAAAGGAGACCAAGCTCGACGAGACCGTTCCCATCTGGGACTACCCCGAGAAGCCTGAGATTGCCAAGTACTACAAGCAGTTCTACCACAAGACGGACAAG GATGGTCGTCCCATCTACATCGAGACACTTGGCGGTATTGACCTGACCGCCATGTACAAAATCACCACCGCCGACCGAATGCTTAGCAACCTTGCCGTCGAGTACGAGCGGCTCGCCGACCCACGACTGCCCGCCTGCTCTCGCAAGGTCGGCAACCTTTTGGAGACTTGCTGCACCGTTATGGATCTCAAAGGCGTAACCGTGACCAAGGTCCCGTCTGTCTATTCCTACGTTCGTCAGGCCTCCGTCATCTCCCAGAACTACTACCCTGAGCGCCTGGGAAAGCTGTTCCTTATCAACGCCCCGTGGGGGTTTTCAACTGTTTGGAGCGTTGTCAAGGGCTGGCTTGACCCCGTCACCGTCAAGAAGATCCACATTCTTGGCAGTGGTTACCAGAGCGAGCTGCTGAAGCATATCGAGAAAGAGAGTCTACCCGTTGAGTTTGGCGGTACTTGCACCTGTGAGGGTGGGTGCGAAAACAGTGATGCCGGTCCATGGCACGACCCTCAATGGGCACGACCTGCCTggtgggagaagaaggcagaCGAGAAGACTATCCAAAACAACGGCTCCAAGATTGAGACGGCCCAAGATGGTCCCGCTATTGAGCCTGCCCCTATCGCCGAAACAGCCAAGGATGAGACAGTGCAAACTGCTGCTGCTTAA
- the mis14 gene encoding Kinetochore protein mis14 — MDQDSAASQAQRKIELQSPQDLAYLVAKVRGAAAARINEAFPHVPGQGEDELRNQIESLVNEYIDKTFTLAAPNLSINGLPVSSTEYLSPSPATRDTHEPFDARKRQRVAELISQEEKLLEEVAALKRSVPGKAADEQAARVRDAIRRDEETVEARRAAVAVESGKEGGSLRVDRLERQDGVEAGFRGAVEALGRLKRDMPSAVAKMERARVAGEYVLDAK; from the exons atggaccaagACTCGGCCGCGTCCCAAGCCCAGCGCAAAATCGAGCTCCAATCCCCCCAAGACCTAGCCTACCTCGTGGCCAAAGTGCGCGGCGCAGCAGCCGCCCGCATCAACGAAGCCTTCCCCCACGTCCCCGGCCAAGGCGAAGACGAGCTCCGGAACCAAATCGAATCCCTGGTCAACGAG TACATCGACAAGACCTTCACCCTCGCCGCGCCGAACCTGTCCATCAACGGCCTCCCCGTCTCCTCGACCGAGTACctctcgccgtcgcccgccaCGCGCGACACCCACGAGCCCTTCGACGCCCGCAAGCGCCAGCGCGTCGCGGAGCTCATTTCCCAAGAGGAAAAGCTGCTCGAGGAAGTAGCGGCGCTGAAGCGCTCCGTGCCCGGCAAGGCGGCGGACGAGCAGGCCGCGCGCGTCCGGGACGCGATCCGGCGCGACGAGGAGACGGTCGAGGCGCGCAGGGCGGCAGTCGCCGTCGAGTCGGGCAAGGAAGGCGGCAGCTTGCGCGTAGACAGGCTGGAGAGACAGGACGGTGTGGAGGCCGGGTTCAGgggcgccgtcgaggcgctGGGCAGACTCAAGAGGGACATGCCGTCTGCtgtggccaagatggagagGGCGAGGGTGGCGGGCGAGTACGTGTTGGATGCGAAATAG